The DNA region ACTCCCGAGGAGGCCGTCGACATCGTCGGCGGACTGTGGCGCAAGGACTCCGGAAGCCACGCGGAGCTCCGCAAGATCGCCTTCACTCCGGCGGGGCTCGTCGTGCCCAGCCGGGACTGGCTGATCGGCCGGGCCGACGACCGGGTGGGCCGCGGCGACCCCGGTGCCGTACGGATCCCCGTACAGGGCCGCCCGGCCGTGCCCCGGCAGCGCGCGCAGACCGAACGTGGCCCCGGGCAGCGGGTGACCGCGGGCGACATCGCGGCGCTGCGCTCGGTCGGGGAACTGTTCCGCACGCTCGACAACGCGTACGGTGGAGGGCACGCCCGGCAGGCCCTCGTGCGGTACTTGGAGCACGAGCTGGAGCCGATGCTGCGCGGCACCTACGGGGAGCAGACGGGGCGCCGCCTGTTCGCCGCCGCGTCCGATCTGACCCGGCTGGCGGGCTGGACCTCGTACGACATCGCCGCGCACGGGCTCGCCCAGCGGTACTTCGTCCAGGCGCTGCGGCTGTCGCAGGCGGCGGGGGACCGGGCGTACGGCTCGTACGTGCTTGTGACGATGAGCCGTCAAGCTGTCTATCTGGGGCACGGCCGGGAGGCGGTGCAGCTGGCCCGGGTCGCCCAGCAGGGCGTGGGCTCGTCGGCCCCGCCGGTCGTCCAGGCGCTGCTGTACGCGGTCGAGGCGCGGGGGCACGGTGTGCTCGGCGAGGTGCGGGCGGCCACGGCCTCGCTGGTGCGCGCCGAAAGGGCGCTGGAGACCGCCCGGCCCGGCGACGAAGTGCCGTACTGGGCGCGGTTCTTCGACGAGGCGCAGCTCGCGGACGAGTTCGGGCACTGCCACCGCGACCTCCAGCAGTACCGGGCGGCCGCGCAGCACGCCGAGCGGTCCCTGCAGTTGCGGGCACCCGGGTATGCGCGCAGCCGGCTCTTCTGCCGGGTGGTCCTGGCCTCGGCGCGGCTCGGGCTCGGCGAGCTGGATCAGGCCTGCCAGTTGGGTGCGGAGGCCGCGACGCAGGCCTCGGAGATGCGGTCGGTGCGGGCGGTGGAGTATGTGCGGGACTTCGAGCGGCGGCTGGAGCCGTACAAGGACGCGCCGCCGGTCAGGGGGTACCGCGACAAGGTCGCTGCGCTCGGCTGACGGTTGCTCCGCGGGTGGGGCGGCGAGGGTGGTGTCGAGGCTGCGGGCCGGTGGGAGCCGGTCGCGCAGTTCCCCGCGCCCCTTACGGGGCGGGGGGAGGCTGTGGATGGGGAGGAGGTCCTGCCCCGCGGCGGGACCTCCACCCCCTGGCTCTCGCTCGCCTACGCGGCGGTCGAGGCCGCTAATGGGGACGCCGTGGGTGCCGAGTTGACGCCGAGGTCCGTCAGGAGGGCCGTTGCCGCCCGGTGGCCGGAGTGCAGGGCGCCCTGGACCGTGCTGGTGTCGCGGTGGTCGCCGCAGACATACAGGCCGGCGAGGAGACGGACCGGGCGCCGGAGGTCGTGCGGGGGCGGCATCGCGGGAACGGCGTCGGGGGTGTGGTGGACCGCGAGCAGCTCCCAGCGATGCGTGGCGGTGCCGTAGAGGGCGGCCAGGTGGGCGCGTACGGCCCGGTCCGTGTCCTCGGGGGGTGCGCCGAGGATCGTGGACGAGATCAGGGCGCGGCCCACGGGGGCACGGGTCGGGTCGACCTGGCTGATGACCGCGGTGTGGGCCACCGGGCCCCTGCGGTCCGCGTCCAGGAGCAGCGCGGGCTCTGCCAGGGGTGCCTCGTCGGCCGTGTGGTGCACCACGGTGACCTCGTGGAACGGCGGTACCCGCAGGCCCGGCAGCAGCTCGGCGGCGGCGTGGGCGTCGGTCGCCACCAGGATGGCCCGGCAGCGGAGTTCACCGTGTTCCGCCGTCGTCACGGAGGTGGTGGACACGGACGTGACCCGCACGCCGGTGCGGACGGTCCCGGGCGGCAGGGTTGCCGCCAGCAGCTCCGGCAGCGTGTCGGCGCCGCCCTCCGGGACGCACAGCCGGCCGGAGGCGAAGGCGCGCAGCGCGAGGTCCGCGCACCGGCTGGACGTCGTCAGATCCGGGTCGCAGAGCAGCGCGGCCAGCAGCGGGCGCAGAAAACCCTCGACCGTACGGGCCGGCATGCCGCGGGCCGCGAGTGCGCGCCCCGCGGGCCGCTCGGGCCGGGCCAGCAGCCGGTCCACGGGGACGGTCGCGATCCGTCCGAGGGCCGCGGCCAGCCGGGCCTGGTCGAGGGCGCCGCCGAGCGGCGGGAAGGCCCGCGACACGGGCGGCACGGCGGCCGCCGGTATCTGCCTGAGCCTGCGAGGGGGGCTCACCAGGGCGCGCGCCGCGTCGAGTGCGCCCCGTGCGCCCCCGGCACCTGCGGGCTCGCCCGCGCGGTGGACGCGGCCGTCGGCGTGGACGAGCACGCCGGGGGCGAACGGCCGAAGGGCGAGCCCGTCGAGGCCCGGGGTCAGCCGCAGCTCGGGATAGGACGTGGAGAGGAGCTGGCCGATGCGGTCGAGCCGGAAGCCGTCGACCTTCTCGGTCGTCATACGGCCACCCACGTAAGGGGCGGCCTCCAGGACGACGGTCGTTACACCTGCGCTGTTCAGTCGATGGGCGGCCGCGAGTCCTGCGACTCCGGCTCCCACGATGACGACGTCCGCCTGATACGCGGGCTCTAGCACGTGCCCCTCCCCGAGGTCGCGTGACTGCTGGGGACGTGATGCCCCCAACGGGCTCCAGGAATACCCGAGTTCGGCACGAGGGTAGGGCCGCCGACGGGCGGTGGAAGTCGCGCATGAACAGGGCACGGTCGCACGCGGGTCGCATGAGCCGGTCCTGCCGGCCGGGGACTATGCCCGCGCCCCGTGCCCCGTAAAAGGTGCGGGGCCGTGTCCATACGCGGCTCCTCCCCCACTCTCGACTTCGATCGAGCGGGGGACCCCCATCGTGGGCGCGCTCAGCCACAGCCGGGCCGCAGATCGATGAACCGCAGCCGAGCGGAGCGCCAGTGCTAGCGAACCGCCCGGATCGCCTCCTCGATCCCCGGAAACGCAAAGGTGAACCCCGACTCCAACAGCCTGGTAGGGAGCACCCGTTGGCTCCCCAGCACCTCCTGTGCCATCTCCCCGAGTACAAGCTTCAGCACAGGCGCGGGCACCGCGAAGAGCGTGGGCCGGTGCAGCACGCGCCCCATCGCGGCCGTGATCTCCCGGTTGGTGAGCGGCTCCGGAGCCGTCAGATTGAAGGGGCCGGAAAGCGACTCGGAGTCGATCAGAAACCGCAGCGCGGCCACGTGGTCGTGCAGCGCGATGTAGCTCCAGTACTGCCGCCCGTCGCCCATCCGCCCGCCGAGACCCGCCTTGAAGAGCGGGAAGAGCCGCCCCCAGGCACCGCCCTTCGCGGCCACCACCAGGCCGGTGCGCGCGAAGACGGTCCGTACTCCCGCCTCCTCCGCGGGAGCCGCCGCCTCCTCCCACTCGACGCACAGCGAGGGCAGGAACCCGATCGCGGGAGGCGCGCTCTCGTCCACGGCCCGCTCGCCGGTGTCTCCGTAGATGCCCATCGCGCTGCCGTTCACGAAGACCTGTGGCGGCCGGTCGAGGGAGGCGACGGCCTCCGCCAGCGCTGCCGTGCCGAGTAGGCGGCTGTCCCGGATCTTCCGCTTGTACTCGTCCGTCCAGCGGTGGTCGCCGATGCCGGCGCCCGCGAGGTTCACCACGGCGTCGCAGCCGACGAGGCCCGCCGCGTCGACGTACTGCCGTTCGGGGTCCCACTCGACCTCGTCCTTCGCCCGGGGCGTACGGCGCACCAGCCGCACCACCTCGTGCCCGTCGGCGGTCAGCGAGCGCACCAGGGCGCTCCCGATGAGGCCGGACGCGCCGGCCACGGCGATTCGGGAAGTCTCCATGGCCCCATCCTCCGCCAACCACCCAGGGAGCGGTGTGCCGAGGGTGGTCGGTATACCGGACGGCGCCGCGCGCGCCGGTCGTAAAGTGACGTCATGCCCGAGCCGTCCATACGCACCGCCCGGCCCGACGACGAAGAGGCGCTGGGCCGTCTCGACCGCGCGATCTGGTCCTATCAGCACGCCGTCAGACCCCAGGAGCAGCAGCCGTACGATCCGTTCTTCAACGAGCGCTTCGGCCCCCGCGACCACCTGGTCGCGGAGCTGGAGGGGCGCGTCATCGGCTACGTACGGCTCGGTTTCCCCACCCCGCTCGTCTCGAACGCGCACGTACGGCAGATCCAGGGCCTCGCCGTCGCCGAAGACGCACGCGGCTTCGGCGTGGGACGGGCGCTGATCCGCGCGGTCGTCGCCGAGGCCCGCAGCCAGGGCGCCCTGCGGATCACCCTGCGCGTCCTCGGTCACAACGCCCCGGCCCGCAAGCTCTACGAGTCCGAGGGCTTCGTGATCGAGGGGATCCAGCCCGGGGAGTTCTACCTGGACGGGGAGTACGTGGACGACGTACTCATGGGGCGGAGTCTCTGACGTTCCGCGGCTCCGCCAACAGCCGTATCCCGCCCGTCAGTTCCCGCAGGCAGCGCACCGCGAGCTCCGCGGGTGAGCCCAGGCCCTCGACGTCCGCGTCCGACTCGGCCCAGGTCTCCAGGGCGACCCGGATCGCGTCCGTGGCGGCCGCGGCGGCGAGGCGGATCTCCAGCGGGTCGGCGTCGTCGCCCGCCAGCCGGGCCACCAGGGGGATGAGCTTGTCCTCGGACTCCTGGTTCACGCGGTACCAGACCGCGCGCAGCGCAGGGTCCTCGGCGCACGCCCGCAGCAGGCCCCGGGTCCAGCGCAGTCCCTCCGCCTTGGCCTCGTGGGGGACGGTCAGCGACGCGATGACGGCCGATTCCAGCGCCCGGGGGAGCGCGGTACCCGGCTCTGCCGCCGCCAGGCGCTCCCGCCAGTGGTCGCCGCCGACCGCGAGGAGGGGGCCGACGGCGTCCTGCTTGTTGCGGAAGTAGCGGTAGAAGGTCCGCAGCGCGACACCGGCGCGTACGGCGATCTCCTCGGCCGTGGTGCCGTCGGGACCGCGCTCGGTGAAGAGCTCGGCGGCGGCGCGGGCGATGTCGAACTGGGTTGCCGCCTTGCGGCGCTCGGTCAGCGACGGGGTCCTGGTCGCTGCGGACGACTTGGTGCTCACGCGGGGAAGCGTACGCCCGGAGGAAGGCAGGGGCATGTTTCGCCTGGGTGGCAAAACGTGCCAACTGGCTGGTCGTCCACCTGCTTCCGGGCCGCGCCGGGCCGCTCGGGGGTCAGGAGGTGACGAGGTCGCCCGTGTCCACCGCGGCCTTCGCCTTCGCCGCGCGCCGGGCATCGCCCGCGACCTCGTCGGCGGTCAGCACGTAACCCGTCTCGTTGTCGCTCGTGGAGCGGGCGAAGACGACGCCGTAGACCTTGCCTGTGGTGGTCAGCAGGGGACCGCCGGAGTTGCCGGGACGGACCGTGGAGCGGATCGAGTAGATCTCGCGGGTGACCGGGTCGGAGCCGTAGATGTTCTGGCCCCTGGCATTGATCTTGTTGGCGACGGTGGCCGCCTGGAGGTCGAGACCGCCGTCCTGCGGGTAGCCCGCGACCACGGCCGCGTCGCCGCGGGTCGCGCTGGTGTCGAAGGGCAGCACGGGCGCCTTCAGGCCCGGGACGTCGAGCACGGCCACGTCCTTCGCCGGGTCGAAGAGGACGACCCTCGCCTCGTACGCCTTGCCCGTGCCGCCCACGCGGACGGTCGGTTCGTCGATGCCCGCCACCACGTGCGCGTTGGTCATCACGTGCTCCGGCGCGTACACGAAGCCACTGCCCTCACGGCCCTGGGTGCCGACCGCGCCCTCGACCTTCACGGTGGAGCGCTGGGCGGCCCGGGTGGCGGCCGCGGTGACGCTGTCCCCCGAGGGCTTGGCGACGCTGGCCGCCGGCTCGTTCTCGAAGGGGTTGAAGACCTGCGGGAAGCCCGCCTCTGTGAGCGCCGAGGTGGCCCGGGAGAACCAGGTCGGGGTGGTCTCCGGCATCGCGTCCTGCACCGCGCCGAGCAGCGCGGAGTCACGGATCGACGAGGTGACCACGGGTGAGGCCGACGCGCCGAGGACGCTCGCGGCGACCCATGCCACCAGCAGCACGGCGATCCCGTTGGCCGCGGCGCCGCCCACTCCGTCGACCGTGCGCAAGGGGCCGCTGTCCAGTTCGCGCCGGAGCTTGAGGGCCAGCCGGCCCGCCAGCTCGTGGCCCGCGGCGGCGGGCAGCAGCACCGTGAGCACCGCGGTGACCGTCGCCGCCGTGGTCCCCGCCTCCACCAGGTCCATCATCCAGGGCAGCACCCACACGCCGATCACGGCACCGCCCACGAAGCCGGCCAGGGACACACAGCCCGCGACGAGCCCGCGCCGGTAGCCGGACGCCGCATAGCCGAGGATCACCAGCAACAGCAGGATGTCGAGCAGGTCCACGGAGCTCCCTTTCTCTTGGGTCTCCTAGTACGTGCCGGGAGGGCCCAGTGATCAGGTACGCGCGCGTGGAAACCGGCCATCCGGCACGCGTGCGTGGACCTGTAGAAACGTCTCGGACCGGGACGTTGGTTCCACCGGGTGGCACAGCACACATCGCGGACGGCCCGACTGTCCCTGAGAGTGGATCCCATGTGCGCCCATCGAACCCCTCCGCCACACCGCGCCCGTGGCGCGCTGCGGGGGGTTCGCGCACGCTGGCGAAGGACGCTGCGGCGGACCGGGCCCGAAGCCGACGGCGAAACCGGGCCCCGTCCGTCGGCCGACACCGGGCCCCGTCCGTCGGCCCTGGACCGCATACCCCGCCCCGCGCGCGTCGCCCTCGCCTGTGTCCCCGGCCTGGTCGCCGTCACCGGTCTCGTGCTGTGCGCCGTCGGGGTCGACCGGACGCCGGGCGAGGCGAAGCGTCCCGTCGCGGCTCGGGCCGCCGTGGGGCACCAGGCCGCCCGGCCCCCGATCGTGCCGCGGGAACGCTGGCTGGCAGACGCCGCCTACACCAGGCCGCCGACCCGGTACGCCGGCCGCGTGTCGGCCGTGTTCGTGCACCACACCGACTCGCCGAACGGCTACGACTGCGCCGACGCTCCCAAGATCATCCGGTACCTGTACGCGGGACAGGCAGGGGTCCGGCACTGGGACGACATCGGCTACAACTTCCTCGTCGACCGCTGCGGCACGATCTACGAGGGCCGGGCGGGCGGCATCGACCGCGCCGTCGTCGGCGCCCACACGCAGGGCTTCAACGTGGGCACGACGGGCATCGCCGCGATAGGGACCTTCACCGCGGGCGTCCCGGTCCCCAAGGCCATGACCGACGCCATAGCGGCCGTCGCCGCCTGGAAACTCGGCCTCGTGGGCATCGACCCGCGCGCCCACGTGCGGCTCCTCTCCACCAACAGCCTGAGCAAGTACCCGGCCGGCACCCGCGGGACCTTCACCGCCCTCTCCGGCCACACCGACGGCTACTGGACCGCCTGCCCGGGCGCCGCCCTGATGGCGAGGCTGCCCGAGATCAGGGAACACGCGGCCCACCTCCAGGGCAGGCGTTAGGTCCTGGGGCCCTGTCGCCCGGGTCCCGCCCATCCCGCGTCCCTGCCCCGCGACTCCCCGTAACGCCTCACAGGTACGCCACAGCCGGCTCACGGATCACCCCGAGCAACGCCTTCTAGCGTCGAGGCACGCACTGACCGGAGGTGGGGATCATGAGCAGTCGCAAGGAGCAGCAGACCCGGGGGACTT from Streptomyces sp. NBC_00258 includes:
- a CDS encoding NAD(P)/FAD-dependent oxidoreductase produces the protein MLEPAYQADVVIVGAGVAGLAAAHRLNSAGVTTVVLEAAPYVGGRMTTEKVDGFRLDRIGQLLSTSYPELRLTPGLDGLALRPFAPGVLVHADGRVHRAGEPAGAGGARGALDAARALVSPPRRLRQIPAAAVPPVSRAFPPLGGALDQARLAAALGRIATVPVDRLLARPERPAGRALAARGMPARTVEGFLRPLLAALLCDPDLTTSSRCADLALRAFASGRLCVPEGGADTLPELLAATLPPGTVRTGVRVTSVSTTSVTTAEHGELRCRAILVATDAHAAAELLPGLRVPPFHEVTVVHHTADEAPLAEPALLLDADRRGPVAHTAVISQVDPTRAPVGRALISSTILGAPPEDTDRAVRAHLAALYGTATHRWELLAVHHTPDAVPAMPPPHDLRRPVRLLAGLYVCGDHRDTSTVQGALHSGHRAATALLTDLGVNSAPTASPLAASTAA
- a CDS encoding MarP family serine protease, which gives rise to MDLLDILLLLVILGYAASGYRRGLVAGCVSLAGFVGGAVIGVWVLPWMMDLVEAGTTAATVTAVLTVLLPAAAGHELAGRLALKLRRELDSGPLRTVDGVGGAAANGIAVLLVAWVAASVLGASASPVVTSSIRDSALLGAVQDAMPETTPTWFSRATSALTEAGFPQVFNPFENEPAASVAKPSGDSVTAAATRAAQRSTVKVEGAVGTQGREGSGFVYAPEHVMTNAHVVAGIDEPTVRVGGTGKAYEARVVLFDPAKDVAVLDVPGLKAPVLPFDTSATRGDAAVVAGYPQDGGLDLQAATVANKINARGQNIYGSDPVTREIYSIRSTVRPGNSGGPLLTTTGKVYGVVFARSTSDNETGYVLTADEVAGDARRAAKAKAAVDTGDLVTS
- a CDS encoding GNAT family N-acetyltransferase, whose product is MPEPSIRTARPDDEEALGRLDRAIWSYQHAVRPQEQQPYDPFFNERFGPRDHLVAELEGRVIGYVRLGFPTPLVSNAHVRQIQGLAVAEDARGFGVGRALIRAVVAEARSQGALRITLRVLGHNAPARKLYESEGFVIEGIQPGEFYLDGEYVDDVLMGRSL
- a CDS encoding peptidoglycan recognition protein family protein translates to MCAHRTPPPHRARGALRGVRARWRRTLRRTGPEADGETGPRPSADTGPRPSALDRIPRPARVALACVPGLVAVTGLVLCAVGVDRTPGEAKRPVAARAAVGHQAARPPIVPRERWLADAAYTRPPTRYAGRVSAVFVHHTDSPNGYDCADAPKIIRYLYAGQAGVRHWDDIGYNFLVDRCGTIYEGRAGGIDRAVVGAHTQGFNVGTTGIAAIGTFTAGVPVPKAMTDAIAAVAAWKLGLVGIDPRAHVRLLSTNSLSKYPAGTRGTFTALSGHTDGYWTACPGAALMARLPEIREHAAHLQGRR
- a CDS encoding regulator, translating into MTERPAQRTPNRQLAALIAEAGFSNAGLARRVDQLGLEHGLDLRYDKTSVTRWLRGQQPRGTTPALIAEVFTRRLGRRLTAQDLGLDACAPVYAGLEFAATPEEAVDIVGGLWRKDSGSHAELRKIAFTPAGLVVPSRDWLIGRADDRVGRGDPGAVRIPVQGRPAVPRQRAQTERGPGQRVTAGDIAALRSVGELFRTLDNAYGGGHARQALVRYLEHELEPMLRGTYGEQTGRRLFAAASDLTRLAGWTSYDIAAHGLAQRYFVQALRLSQAAGDRAYGSYVLVTMSRQAVYLGHGREAVQLARVAQQGVGSSAPPVVQALLYAVEARGHGVLGEVRAATASLVRAERALETARPGDEVPYWARFFDEAQLADEFGHCHRDLQQYRAAAQHAERSLQLRAPGYARSRLFCRVVLASARLGLGELDQACQLGAEAATQASEMRSVRAVEYVRDFERRLEPYKDAPPVRGYRDKVAALG
- a CDS encoding TetR family transcriptional regulator, whose product is MSTKSSAATRTPSLTERRKAATQFDIARAAAELFTERGPDGTTAEEIAVRAGVALRTFYRYFRNKQDAVGPLLAVGGDHWRERLAAAEPGTALPRALESAVIASLTVPHEAKAEGLRWTRGLLRACAEDPALRAVWYRVNQESEDKLIPLVARLAGDDADPLEIRLAAAAATDAIRVALETWAESDADVEGLGSPAELAVRCLRELTGGIRLLAEPRNVRDSAP
- a CDS encoding TIGR01777 family oxidoreductase → METSRIAVAGASGLIGSALVRSLTADGHEVVRLVRRTPRAKDEVEWDPERQYVDAAGLVGCDAVVNLAGAGIGDHRWTDEYKRKIRDSRLLGTAALAEAVASLDRPPQVFVNGSAMGIYGDTGERAVDESAPPAIGFLPSLCVEWEEAAAPAEEAGVRTVFARTGLVVAAKGGAWGRLFPLFKAGLGGRMGDGRQYWSYIALHDHVAALRFLIDSESLSGPFNLTAPEPLTNREITAAMGRVLHRPTLFAVPAPVLKLVLGEMAQEVLGSQRVLPTRLLESGFTFAFPGIEEAIRAVR